The sequence CAATATCTTGCGATAGTGGGCACGGGCCTAGCCTACAAAAATCCACCCAGAAACCTCTGTAGAAGATTTTGAGTAATGCTAATGGTAGGGGCGTGAATTATGGTGCAGTTCAGTTATCATGCGTCCCACGAGCAGTTTCCTCCTAGTCTGCTGCTAACCTATGCGCAGCAGGCAGAACAAGCGGGATTTCAAGCCATTACCTGTTCCGACCACTTTCACCCCTGGAGCGAACGTCAGGGTGAAAGCGGCTTTGCTTGGTCGTGGTTGGGGGCGGCTATGCAGGCCGCGTCGCTGCCTTTTGGGGTGGTCTGTGCGCCAGGACAGCGCTACCACCCGGCCATCATTGCCCAGGCAGCAGCCACCCTGGGGGAAATGTTTCCCGATCGCTTTTGGGTCGCCCTGGGCAGCGGGCAGGCTATGAACGAAGCCATTACTGGCCCTACCTGGCCGATTAAAGCCCAGCGTAATGCCCGGCTTAAAGAATGTGTAGACATCATGCGCGCCCTGTGGGCAGGCGAAACCGTCACCCACCACGGGCTGGTCTGTGTTGAAGAAGCCAAACTCTACACTCGAGCGGCCCATCCCCCCCAAATTATGGGCGCGGCCATTACCCCCAAAACCGCTGAGTGGGTGGGCGGCTGGGCCGATGGGTTAATCACCATTTCTCACCCCCACGACAAACTGCGGCAGGTGGTTGAGGCCTTTCGGCGCGGTGGCGGCGAGGACAAACCGATGTATCTCAAGGTGCAACTCTCCTACGCCGAAGATGACGAAACCGCCTTGACCGGGGCCTACGACCAGTGGCGCACCAATATTTTTGACAGCCCGGTGCAGACCGATTTTAGGCACCCCCAGCAGTTTGATGCCGCTGCCAGTTTTGTAAAGCCGGAGGATATGTATGACCACGTACGCATTGCCGCTGACCCCCAGCAGCATATTGACTGGTTGCAGAAGGATATAGACCTGGGGTTTGAGACGATTTCGTTGCACAACGTCAATC is a genomic window of Nodosilinea sp. E11 containing:
- a CDS encoding TIGR03885 family FMN-dependent LLM class oxidoreductase, which gives rise to MVQFSYHASHEQFPPSLLLTYAQQAEQAGFQAITCSDHFHPWSERQGESGFAWSWLGAAMQAASLPFGVVCAPGQRYHPAIIAQAAATLGEMFPDRFWVALGSGQAMNEAITGPTWPIKAQRNARLKECVDIMRALWAGETVTHHGLVCVEEAKLYTRAAHPPQIMGAAITPKTAEWVGGWADGLITISHPHDKLRQVVEAFRRGGGEDKPMYLKVQLSYAEDDETALTGAYDQWRTNIFDSPVQTDFRHPQQFDAAASFVKPEDMYDHVRIAADPQQHIDWLQKDIDLGFETISLHNVNRGQQRFIDVFGEQILPALQSVRPRE